TTCGTCAAATGCGTCATTTAATTCCATCAAAGTTTTCTTTAGTTTAAGCTCAAGACATAAATACAAGTATGTTATTCTATAAGAAAAATATAAAAAAAATCGTTTCTACATCAGGTGATATATTGTAGATTAAACTTGTTTATTGACCCTGCTACCGCAAGCATCACGCTCCTTTCTGTTTCAAAATACTTCAAGGGAAATGACAGAAGAATCTTAAAAATACCGTTGCAATATTTCCGTAACCGAAGTTTTATAAGAACTTCCAAAAAGGTTTAAATGCACTAAGATATAGTAAAGCTGGTAAATATCTATTCGTTCTTTTTCATTACCAATTGGTGCAAAATGTTCTTGATAGGCATTATAGAAAGAAGCCTCCGCTAGCGCAAGCATCATGCTTGTGCCGTCAAACATTTGCCTTAAGCCTATTTGTCTAGCATACCCAATATAATACCTTCATTATCAATTTTCAATACGGTGTCATCATCTGCATAATTTCTCGCACTGCTGTATTTCCAATCTACAGGATTAGTAACAAAACCAGCCTGTACAGGGTTGTTATGTATATAGTCTATTTTTTGTTTTATAACCTTATTACTCCATAGTTCAATAGGCTTATTGTGTTGCTGCCAGAACTGTTTTTCATTCACATTACTTTTCTTTTTCCCAGCTCTTTTCATCATCCAAAGCATCCACTCTTTTCTGCTTTCTTGTGGATTATCTTCAATTTCCTTAATCAGCTTTCTTGCTGTGAAACCCTTAAAGTCCCTAAGTAGACCGGAAGGGTCGTCATTATTGGATCTGAAAACCAAATGTATATGGCTTGACATGAAACAATAAGCGAAGACTTCCATGCCTTTTTCTTTTCTACAATAGGTTATGCTTTCTTCTAGAATTGAGAAATATTCTTGTCTCGTAAATATATCCATCCAGTATACCGTAGCGAAGCTTACAAAGTAGGCTGAGGTCGGGTTATTAAACTTATATTTTCTACTCATTGTTTGTTTGCTCTTATTCTGTTTACTCTAAACGACACGAGCGAGACGCTCGCGCTAGCAAAGCACTTTGTAATCGAGAGTAATCTACTAATCAGGTATTTAAATGTAAGTAAAAACTTAAAAATACCGTTGCAATATTTCCGTAACCGAAGCTTTATAAGAACTTCCAAATAGGTTTAAATGCACTAAGAGATAGTAAAGTTGGTAGATATCCGTTCGTTCTTTTTTATTACCAATTGGCGCAAAATGTTCTTGATAGGCATTATAGAAAGAAGCATCAAAACCTCCAAATAATTGTGTCATGGCCAAATCTACTTCATGATGACCAAAATACACCGCTGGGTCTATTAAATAAGGGGTTCCATTTGTCGCTATTAGATAGTTTCCGCTCCATAAATCGCCATGTACTAAAGATGGTTTTGTGTTCGGAAATAAATTTTTACAGTTTTGCAATAGCTTACTTTTCGTAGGGATTTCGTTATTATTAAGCTTACCTGCCACTTTTGCCAGTTGCAATTGGGGCGCCAGTCGTTCTTGAACAAAGAAATCGGCCCATTCCAGATGATTGGAATTGGACTGCTCAAGATTGCCAATATAATTGTCCGTGGAAAACCCAAATTTGTTTTGGGTCGTATGGTGGTGTAGGGCTGCCAGTTGATGGCCCAAAA
This genomic interval from Zobellia roscoffensis contains the following:
- a CDS encoding fructosamine kinase family protein, coding for MFDGTSMMLALAEASFYNAYQEHFAPIGNEKERIDIYQLYYILVHLNLFGSSYKTSVTEILQRYF
- a CDS encoding REP-associated tyrosine transposase; amino-acid sequence: MSRKYKFNNPTSAYFVSFATVYWMDIFTRQEYFSILEESITYCRKEKGMEVFAYCFMSSHIHLVFRSNNDDPSGLLRDFKGFTARKLIKEIEDNPQESRKEWMLWMMKRAGKKKSNVNEKQFWQQHNKPIELWSNKVIKQKIDYIHNNPVQAGFVTNPVDWKYSSARNYADDDTVLKIDNEGIILGMLDK
- a CDS encoding fructosamine kinase family protein, whose protein sequence is MDKDLKEHIAYLLCVNIQDIQPVSGGDISEAYLLETETERFFCKINRGENGYELFKAEKLGLQAIAQSKTISVPNILLCEPLEKGGFLVMDYIEAKRPSETDFELLGHQLAALHHHTTQNKFGFSTDNYIGNLEQSNSNHLEWADFFVQERLAPQLQLAKVAGKLNNNEIPTKSKLLQNCKNLFPNTKPSLVHGDLWSGNYLIATNGTPYLIDPAVYFGHHEVDLAMTQLFGGFDASFYNAYQEHFAPIGNKKERTDIYQLYYLLVHLNLFGSSYKASVTEILQRYF